A segment of the Oncorhynchus tshawytscha isolate Ot180627B linkage group LG06, Otsh_v2.0, whole genome shotgun sequence genome:
GTATATATTGTAAAGGTTTAAATCATTTCATACCTAACAGTTAACATATTGGGTATATATTGTTAACATGTGTATTTAGAAAGTGATCTATTCTACATATTTTTTACAAGCTTAAAACAACAACACTGTAACTTTGGTccggtttcccggacacagaatGAGCCTAGTCTTAGACTTAAAGGTATGCTGTGTTTGGGGAAACGGGCCCTAAGATTTCTGCATGTTCAAGAAAACTGCAGGGGacaaagaaaacacacacacacacacacacacacacacacacacacacacacacacacacacatgaaacagCCCCTGGATTGCTTACCTGTAATATAACAAAGATACTGGTATGTCTCCTCGTTCAGGCCCCGAGGCAGTGATAGCAGGGCCTCAGATAGAGACAAATGCTTCTGCGGTGGCAGTCCCCTAACATCTGAGCAACCACAGTTACCCGCTAGATTCTTACTCCTCCAATGGAGTGGGTCATATAATGTTTCTTTTTCTGAGCGACTGATGGAAAAAGAAACAATAGGATTGTTCCCACTTCACTTTGCTTCCACCCTCACAGTTAAAATTGTTATGATAATGAAGTGGATTTGTGAGACCCAGCAGATTGGAATAGAAAAGCTCTCTTTGATCGGAGGAATCTGAGGTGTTTGGGTCACTCAAACCCCATGCCTGGGGCGTGGCCTGGGTGACAGCTGCTCTCATGGCGATGGAACTCCAGGAGAGGGTCATCTCAGAGACCCAACAACCATCTATGAAGAATTAATTTCCAAAGAACATGTAGTTTTAGATTCCTCCAAATTTGGATGAGCTACATTGTAGCCTATGAGTTAACCCTCATTTGCTTCATATCCTCCATCAGGTGTCTCATGTGATTTTGGAAATGGAAAACACAGAAGATGCATGCAATGTGCATTTATTTGTTTTGACTTTTTGATTACCTAGATAAGTTGTTTATTCTTGTTCTAAAAGTGAGGGAATCGATGGACTGTGTGTGTCCATTGAGAACCACAGTTCAAAAACACTGGGGTAGGgaaattgtgtgtgtctgtgagtgtgcgtgtgtgagtgtgtttgtttgtgtgtgtgtgtgtgtgtgagagagagagagagagagagaaagagagagagagagagagagagagagagagagagcgagagagagagcgagagagagagagcgagagagagaggcacacaagGGAATAACCCCCTCCCCACTAGGATGAGTGGGTAGATGCCCACGAGGAGATGGATGACTGTGCTCTGGAAGGTTGATGGGTGGTGTCATGTCTTAAAATATGAGACAAAGAGAAAAGGTCTTACTTGGCAAATAAAGGAAATAACTCACTGCTAGTTGTTTTACTTTATATTGGGAAAACATGATGAAATACTGGAACAATTGATTATTAGAAACAATTATATCAACATGCCATATATACATAATGTCCCCTGTTCTTTAATTTGGGTGTTACAATCTCCGTTATTTATTATTCAGAATCATATTATATTTCAATAGTCAGACATGACCAACTTAAGAAAAACTCAGTTGAAAGTAAATTATTGTGCAAGCACAGAAGGATGTGTTATTTTCTTGCTGCTGTTTGATGTATTAATTAATCACAGAGAGTAGGCTATTGTATTCACCAGTGGGCTTACCAGTCCAGTGCAATCTCAAACACAAAAGCAAATCTCAAACACAAACCGTTGTTCATCTACAACAATCTGATATCTGAATGTTGGCGCCGGATGGGAAAGTGTGCTCCTCAAATGGCTCATACTGTGTATCTATGAGGGCAGACAATATTGGCATAATGAGCTGCGTGTCAAAATGACATGGGCATTTCACCCACCTGTCAATCAAGTAGTGGTCAGAAGCCACGCAGTTAAACATAAATGGTTTCTGTGCTGTTTGTTCAGCTTCAAGTCTGTAGGGTGATTGATGAACTGATGAATAGATAATGTAGACTACATTATTAGCCGACACAAGATACATTTGTTAAATTTGACTTTTAGGCTAGATTGGAAAATAGTATATAGCATGCATGCTACTCCCATAGGCTATTAGGCCCAGGAAGTTAtgtatttaaaggcccagtgcagtcaaaaattaggattttttttgtgttttatatatattgccaaactatgaggttggaataatactgtgaacttGTGAAAATTAGGATAATGCCCTttcagtgtaagagctgtttgaaaagactgcctgaaatttcagcctgttttggtgggatggagttttcaCCAGGTAGTGAATTAgttaagaaagagagttcctaACCTCTCTGCCAATTACAGCTAGttttcccttcccctccccactgagaccactcccagacagtcctagcaacattcttgctttagaaattgttctttgctaggaatatatatactttttcccCCTCTAATTTAATGGAAAACAATTACAGTAAGGtagttaattgttacccagacatgatttgatattgagacaaAAATggttgcattggacctttaatagATGTTGGCATTTTCCACATGATTAATTCCACAAAATGAACAGCCATATAACTGACTATAAAGAACTGAcgattatgtttttattttattaatatgACTATTCCTGTATTCCGGAATATGTGAATGCAAAATGAACAACATGTGGGGAGAAAATTAAATGACAGGATCCAATAACTTTCCATTTGGTGTTTGTcatgtaaatgtatttattttatttattatttattttttggggcaTACCAAAAAGAGCACATTAGCGCCATCAAGTGGATATGTGTTCCAATGTAAAGCTCAGTTCCCGTGATGCATCACACCTCAATTTTTCATGTGACCCCACACTGCCAATAAAATCGCGTTTAAGAAATTCCGCTTAAGCCATTGGCTGTACATCTCGGATGAAGAACATTTAAATTTGTGTTTGAAAATTCCGCACGATAGAGCGCCAGTGGTGACGGAAGTCATATTTGTTTAAAATTACTTACCTACAAGATAATTGTTCAAAAGAAATAATAGAGGTAAGACTTCATCACTTGGCAAGGACAATTTTGGGGCTCGTTTCCAGTAGTTTTATATCACAATATTTGCTAACGGTAGCTAACTTTCTAAAGTAGGCAGTTATCTTGGTTAACGCTAGCTGGCTCACGTTAATGTTAGTTGACTAGTCAGAGTAGgggctatgttagctagctaatacatttgtttttttaatgggGGAAACTGTTTGTGTGTTACAGTTGACGTTTACAGTTGAGAGTTCTGCAAACATGTCTACGCACAACTCGTTCAGTGTCGCAAAAAAGGATGAGAAGGGGAGAAATATTCAAGTCGTTGTGAGATGCAGGTAAACTAAACTTGACTTGTATGGAACCAGTGGGAGTTGGGACTAAAAGCAACTTGATCATAGCTAATTAACTTGCTAGCTAAATGGACAAGAACATCAGTCTTTATCACAGCAACAGTAGCTTGTTAGCCTAATGTTGTCTTGCTAAATTCTCTGCCCATGCTTCTTCAGACCCTTCAACAACGCGGAACGCAAGTCTGCCGCCCATGGAGTCATCGACACAGTAGAAAATCGAAAAGAGATCAATGTGCGAACGGGGGGGATTGGCGACAAGGCAGCTAGGAAGACGTACACCTTTGATATGGTAACTAATGTAACGTTCTTTGTCTAAACGGGACAATTATACTTGGGTTGCAAGGTCATTTGTTCCTGATGTGCAAATTACATGTTATCAAACCCTCGCCTCAGGTGTTTGGTCCATCTGCCAAGCAAATTGATGTCTACAAGAGTGTTGTCTGCCCTATTTTGGATGAAGTGATAGGTGGATACAATTGTACAGTTTTTGCGTAAGTACTACCTAAGCAGGGATTAAGTGGCATGTCCACAAGGTTACATTTAGCCATTTGAAGCTGACACCTGCCACTGAAGGTGATTGTCAATTTTGTACATGTTTTTGACTAAATATTTTCTTTCTGTCATTTAGGTATGGCCAAACGGGAACAGGAAAGACTTTTACAATGGAAGGAGAAAGATCTCCAAATGAAGAATTTACATGGGAAGAGGTATAAACATAACATGTATTAGATCTGTCAATTaacttgtttttaaaaaaaaaaaatagttttcaGTATTTGTGATTTGAATGGACTTTTTCAGGATCCTCTTGCTGGTATCATTCCCCGGACACTTCATCAGATATTTGAGAAGCTGTCTGAAAGTGGGACAGAGTTTTCTGTCAAGGTTTCCTTGCTGGAGATCTACAATGAAGAGTTGTTTGACCTGCTGAGCCCTTTTCCTGACGTCACTGAACGTCTTCAGTTGTTTGATGATCCACGTAACAAGGTACTAACCAGTCTCTTATGTACGTACCTAATGGGTTGCGTTACATGTGTCTGTCAACATGTCACTGCTGCCCCCCCAGGGTGATCTTCTTAATCTAATGGTCATATTAAAACATGCATTTGAAGGGTAAATATAATttctgggcctcccgggtggtgcagtgccaccagagactctgggttcgcgcccaggctctgtcgtaaccggccgctaccgggaggtccgtggggcggcgcacaattggcctagcgtcgtccgggttagggagggtttggccggtagtgaaatccttgtctcatcgtgcaccagcgactcctgtggcgggctgggcgcagtgcgtgctaaccaaggttgccaggtgcacggtgtttcctccgacacattggtgcggctggcttccgggttggatggcgctgtgttaagaagcagtgcggcttggttgggttgtgtatcggaggacacatgactttcaaccttcgtctctcctgctagttgtagcgatgagacaagatagtagctactaaacaattgaataccatgaaattggggaggaaaaggggtaaaaataaaaaataaatatatatattttaatttgaccCCTTTTCCTCCCTaaattcgtggtatccaattgtttagtagctactatcttgtctcattgctacaactcccagatatctatatctatctatataattAATTTCTGTCCTTCAGAGGGGTGTTATCATCAAGGGCCTGGAAGAAATCACAGTACACAACAAAAATGAGGTTTACCAAATTTTGGAGCGTGGATCTGCCAAGAGGAAAACTGCCTCTACTCTCATGAATGCCTACTCCAGGTAAACCTGCATGTCTGACCAAATAAACTTTTCTCATACTAAACCACAATGTGTAAATGTTTAGTTGGGTGTTTGTTTGTATTTATCTGCCCCTTTTTGTTTTTCAGCCGCTCTCACTCAGTGTTCTCCGTCACGATTCATATGAAGGAGATAACTGTTGATGGAGAGGAACTGGTCAAGATTGGAAAACTGAACTTGGTATGGTTAACTGGTATTACCTACAAATGCATTGTCATGCACGCTTTACCAGTGACATACAAAGATGGATAGCACATTTGACCTGTATGTGCACCTGCTTGTGTTGCCATCAGGAATTCTAGCTAACCTGACCCTCACCTTGTAGGTTGACCTTGCTGGCAGTGAGAACATCGGTCGGTCCGGGGCTGTGGACAAGCGGGCGCGTGAGGCTGGCAACATCAACCAGTCTCTGCTGACACTGGGCAGGGTGATCACTGCACTGGTGGAGAAGAGGCCCCATGTGCCCTATAGAGAGTCCAAACTCACCCGCATCCTCCAGGACTCATTGGGAGGCCGCACTAAGACTTCCATCATTGCCACAGTTTCACCAGCCTCCATCaacttggaggtgtgtttgtctGGCTTTGTTATTTTCTCTTGGCACCAATGTCTAGATTGATATCTAATTTGATCAATCCTCAACTTTTCGTTTCATGAAATCCCCAGGAAACTCTGAGCACACTGGATTATGCCAACAGGGCCAAGAACATCATGAACAAGCCTGAGGTGAACCAGAAGTTGACAAAGAGAACTCTTATCAAGGTATATAAGCACAGAACAAAACCTCTCAATTTGAGTATGCATGCTCTGTTTACTTTaagcatgtgtattttatttGTGGTAAAACATCTGGACTGAAAATATTGAATTTCATCAGGAATACACAGAGGAAATTGAGCGTCTAAAACGGGATTTGGCTGCCACTCGTGACAAGAATGGAGTGTATCTGTCATCTGAGAACTACGAGTAAATGGCCGTTGTACAACACACAAATGTTGTGTATGAATCAAATGTTTATTTCTAAAGTCTGAATCCCTTCAAAAGGAGTAAGTAAATTTCATTAATCCCCTTAGGAGCATGGCAGCTGCGATATCTTCCCAAGAGGATCACATAACTGAATACACAGAGAAGATTGCTGCAGTGGAGGAGGAACTGAAGAGCGTAAGCTTATTTAGAAAGTACTCTCATATTTTACTTCCTGTTTTTGGATGAGCAGCACCATGGTTACCGGCTCCACTTGACTCATCAAACATGTGTAACCATCCCTCCTCCCCAGGTTACAGAGCTGTTTGAGGATCGCAAGGAGAAGCTGGACAAGTGCACCAATGACCTAGAGGAGAAGAACCAGAAGCTGCAGGAGACTCACAGGGACCTGCAGCAGACCAAGCAGAAGCTCACTGAGGAGGAGTTTATAGTGTCTGAGCTGGCCACCACCGAGGAGAAACTGTACACCACTGCAGACAAGGTTAGGGTGACATCATTACGACCAGTTAGGACAATGTATAAGGGCttctactaaatgactaaaattaCACTTTTGAGTATGTACAGGATATTCAGAACTGTTTTAGTCTAAAGTTATGAGTTAATGTTATCCCAGTTGCTGTCAACTGTTGACGAAAGCACCAAAGACGTGTCTGGCCTGCATGCGAAGCTGGAGAGGAAGAAAAAGGTTGAGGAGCACAACTCTGAGATCCAGATGAGTTTCGCAGACTGCATGGATGCTATGTTCAGCCAGATGCAGAAATCTGTAGAAGACCAGCACAGCAAACACCAGGGCATGCTGGACTCCTACAAAACCTCAGTTGGTGAGATGCTTGAAATGGTTCAGTACTTTGAGTGATATGAGAGCATCATAGAATTTGATATCTAATTTAGTGTCTTACTCTCCCCCCTCAGAGGGTCTTCTCGCAGTCAACGACAAAGCTTTCAAAGGAGCCATGGCTACTGTAGCCACGTCCTTCTGCAGCATCAAAGACCTGGTTGCTGATGGCATGACCAAGTGTCAGGCTAAGATGATGGAGCAGGAGACGCTGTGTGTGGAGGCTAAAAACAGTCTGCACCAGGTTTTGGTAAGAAATGAAGATCTCTTGTCTGatcttttctatttttttgttgCATGAATCTGTATGAATAGAGGTGGGAGAGGTTTCATGGTAAATGCAATCCTGGGTTAACAGGAGGAGCATAAGCTGGACCTTGAGGAGGTCCTGGTGGCCCAGGTGTTGCCTGGTCTGAGTGCTGTCATGGCCATGAATGACAGCCTGAGGAAGACACTGGAGACCCACCATGCCCTGGCAGCTAAGGTAAGGGAAGCTGGCTGAAATAATGCACAATACTGTTCTCAAAATACTTTTGAGTATACATGATGGACAACTTCGTGAATGTATTCCTTTTCTCCAGATGGAGTCCATGAAGGTGGAGATGGCGTCGTTCTTCAGTGGCCATGCCCAGGACCTGGCTACCCTGAGGGAGACTGCAACAGAAGGTCTCGGCTCCCTAAAGACTGAGCACGACAACCTGAAGGAACAGATCAGCAGAGCAGACAAGGAGCACCAGACGGTACGGCCTGGGATCTGCTTGGGGTTGTGTAGTCtaaagcaggggtgtcaaacctATGGCTTGTAGGCCATGGGAAAATAtcaatatactttaaaatgactaaaatgtcaactGTCAAAATAATGGACGAACGTTCAGTTTCTTCACTGTGTCCAGTTCGCTAATCATCATCACAAATGAAACCTAGACAGCGAGAGAGCATGAAATTACAAAAACGATGGACTGTTGTTTTGGGCAAATGTTGACAGCAGTGTTTCAATGTGGCCCCCGGGACTAAATTTGTCTGACACCCCTAGTTTAAAGTGTTCCCTTATCATCCTCTTACTTATCTTGTTTTCTTTTTCAGATCATTGCAAAGTAATACTACACC
Coding sequences within it:
- the LOC112253110 gene encoding kinesin-like protein KIF11-B, which translates into the protein MSTHNSFSVAKKDEKGRNIQVVVRCRPFNNAERKSAAHGVIDTVENRKEINVRTGGIGDKAARKTYTFDMVFGPSAKQIDVYKSVVCPILDEVIGGYNCTVFAYGQTGTGKTFTMEGERSPNEEFTWEEDPLAGIIPRTLHQIFEKLSESGTEFSVKVSLLEIYNEELFDLLSPFPDVTERLQLFDDPRNKRGVIIKGLEEITVHNKNEVYQILERGSAKRKTASTLMNAYSSRSHSVFSVTIHMKEITVDGEELVKIGKLNLVDLAGSENIGRSGAVDKRAREAGNINQSLLTLGRVITALVEKRPHVPYRESKLTRILQDSLGGRTKTSIIATVSPASINLEETLSTLDYANRAKNIMNKPEVNQKLTKRTLIKEYTEEIERLKRDLAATRDKNGVYLSSENYESMAAAISSQEDHITEYTEKIAAVEEELKSVTELFEDRKEKLDKCTNDLEEKNQKLQETHRDLQQTKQKLTEEEFIVSELATTEEKLYTTADKLLSTVDESTKDVSGLHAKLERKKKVEEHNSEIQMSFADCMDAMFSQMQKSVEDQHSKHQGMLDSYKTSVEGLLAVNDKAFKGAMATVATSFCSIKDLVADGMTKCQAKMMEQETLCVEAKNSLHQVLEEHKLDLEEVLVAQVLPGLSAVMAMNDSLRKTLETHHALAAKMESMKVEMASFFSGHAQDLATLRETATEGLGSLKTEHDNLKEQISRADKEHQTGMTQVIQCLQNQLNLLAMETQNNYAGLMNASDALQVPIQSLQQTLQTRCSVSENQTATQKERLESTTASLISEVQQTAQEAMRTVDESSCYCSHLHSSLTQLGEKSLQWCASTEDGIDSQAQAQLTLIRDQTASAQTLLTRVEQSCEERVQEVSGQLKQQQEMVKEGLGSMKEQTSLDQNTLEHHQTELKAHLEDGLARVHSFLSDELLQDVPTGATPRRRDFVYPRLLAKSKSRAELLENLCHKQEELQTALFQCDALEEEKQVDQDSLEDEVSGYGYVTEPPYIDENLMCYESGRVPFFKQKKAGKKEKSVNRSKMVDNDTQATPVRSKLPLRCQN